A single Larimichthys crocea isolate SSNF chromosome VIII, L_crocea_2.0, whole genome shotgun sequence DNA region contains:
- the secisbp2l gene encoding selenocysteine insertion sequence-binding protein 2-like isoform X1, producing MDTCDNKDVKLSAEVEPFIPQKKGLEGSLVSMSLSGEAGGGGGGGGIGGGTGGVETTPIPSYLITCYPFVQENQPNRQHPMYNGGELRWQQPNPSPGGSYLAYPILSSPQPPVSNDYAYYQIMPAPCPPVMGFYQPFPGTYAGPVQAGVVNPVSADVSERPLPLGPAYGMASQRGRGMIRTNVLPKQQLGMCQPPRGRRPPTRSVAVQKEVCTFVPDGRTKTVMLVDAAQQTDFPGEVSGRSAAERGSPLLWKNRTKRRRASHPGEIYNEQGASEADIDSDSGYCSPKHNHATGVTQRTAENTAAPTGVEAGVMTAGTWVNVASQATPKSWGDRNGQFHRADQRKNPEQRNFSQDFHGGYQGRVPPNQSEQRIQPAVVPGTELTPEPLYFEDEDEFPDLATGGVVQRNTKPESAPSQTHTQPKLPKNLLDNLPENSPINIVQTPIPITTSVPKRAKSQRKKALAAALATAQEYSEISMEQKKLKEAFTKAAGKKSKTSVELDLGDMLAALEKEQKAMKAKQLTNTKPLSFTVGTTTPFHGSGSTSVPSMLKGHQQLYSATHNSLDSTAPRIKRGKEREIPKVKRPTALKKIILKEREGKKGKSSVEQESSGQEEHGEECLHFTDDLPREPASQEDNGLSMPSDASLSPASQNSPYSITPVSQGSPASSGIGSPMASNAITKIHSRRFREYCNQVLSKEIDESVTLLLQELVRFQERVYQKDPTKAKSKRRLVMGLREVTKHMKLHKIKCVVISPNCEKIQAKGGLDEALYNVIAMASEQEIPFVFALGRKALGRCVNKLVPVSVVGIFNYSGAEGLFNRLVSLTEEARKAYKDMVSALEQEAEEAQKNEKKVPYQMGHYRNHSAASAVSFCSIFSEPISEVNEKEHDINWRNMVETSDALEPVEPEPSRPPPSTASQRNGEALATPSIAAPSTTAPQPKAAPLTQGTGERDEVRVDDRLELASQQSTETGSLDGSCRGPLNSSITSTTSTLVPGMLEEAEEEDEEEEDYTPEPISVEVPTLSSRIESWVSKTLENLQLGKSQESTEEEDEEEDEEEEREQSEDEEDLDSADITVTVIEGNEQVEAKKVTG from the exons ATGGACACTTGTGATAACAAG gatgTGAAGCTTTCAGCTGAAGTGGAACCGTTCATCCCACAGAAGAAAGGTCTCGAAGGATCCCTCGTCAGCATGAGTCTTTCTGGAgaggcaggtggaggaggagggggcggaGGTATAGGAGGAGGCACCGGAGGGGTGGAAACCACTCCCATACCCAGCTACCTCATCACCTGCTACCCTTTCGTCCAGGAGAACCAACCCAACAG GCAACATCCGATGTATAATGGAGGGGAGCTGCGCTGGCAGCAGCCTAACCCCAGCCCCGGTGGTTCATATCTGGCCTACCCCATCTTGTCTTCCCCCCAGCCTCCTGTCTCCAATGACTATGCTTACTACCAGATTATGCCCGCTCCATGCCCACCAGTGATGGGCTTCTACCAGCCCTTCCCCGGCACTTACGCAGGTCCCGTGCAAGCCGGGGTGGTCAACCCTGTCTCTGCAGATGTCAGTGAAAGACCACTGCCTCTGGGGCCAGCATACGGGATGGCCAGTCAGAGGGGGAGAGGCATGATCCGAACTAATGTTCTCCCAAAG cagcagttgGGTATGTGCCAGCCTCCAAGGGGTCGCCGGCCACCAACCAGGAGTGTAGCTGTGCAGAAGGAGGTGTGCACCTTTGTGCCTGATGGTAGGACCAAGACTGTCATGCTGGTGGATGCAGCACAGCAGACTG ATTTTCCCGGTGAGGTGTCTGGGCGGAGTGCCGCAGAGCGAGGTAGTCCCCTGCTGTGGAAGAACCGAACAAAGAGAAGACGGGCGTCCCATCCAGGAGAAATCTACAACGAGCAGGGCGCCAGTGAAGCAGATATAGACAGCGACAGCGGTTACTGTAGCCCCAAACACAACCACGCGACGGGAGTGACACAACGAACAGCAGAGAATACAGCAGCACCCACG GGAGTCGAAGCAGGTGTAATGACAG CAGGTACCTGGGTAAATGTTGCCTCTCAGGCTACCCCAAAGTCCTGGGGGGACAGGAACGGCCAGTTTCACAGAGCAGACCAGAGGAAGAATCCTGAACAGAGAAACTTCTCACAG GATTTCCACGGTGGCTATCAAGGCCGTGTGCCACCCAACCAGTCAGAACAGAGGATACAGCCAGCGGTGGTTCCTGGCACTGAGCTCACCCCAGAGCCCCTCTACTTTGAG GATGAAGATGAGTTCCCAGATCTGGCTACAGGAGGGGTTGTCCAACGCAACACCAAACCAGAATCTGCTCCATCCCAGACGCATACACAACCTAAACTGCCCAAAAATCTG CTGGATAACCTACCAGAAAACTCCCCTATCAACATTGTGCAGACACCGATCCCCATTACCACCTCTGTTCCCAAGAGGGCCAAGAGCCAGAGGAAGaaggctctggctgctgccttGGCCACTGCACAGGAGTACTCTGAAATCAGCATGGaacaaaagaaattaaag GAGGCGTTCACCAAAGCAGCAGGGAAGAAGAGTAAAACCTCTGTCGAGCTGGATCTGGGAGACATGCTGGCAGCTTTGGAGAAAGAGCAGAAGGCTATGAAGGCCAAACAACTCACCAATACCAAGCCACTGTCTTTTACAG TTGGAACAACTACTCCATTCCACGGTTCAGGCTCAACCAGTGTGCCGTCCATGTTGAAGGGTCATCAGCAGCTGTACTCGGCCACACATAATTCCCTTGATTCCACCGCACCGCGAAtcaagagagggaaggaaagggagATCCCCAAAGTAAAACGACCAACAGCCCTTAAGAAG aTTATCTTGAAGGAACGTgaagggaagaaaggaaagtCAAGTGTAGAACAAGAGTCTTCAGGCCAGGAGGAGCACGGGGAAGAGTGTCTACATTTTACGGATGATCTCCCACGAGAGCCTGCCTCCCAAGAAG ATAATGGTCTGAGCATGCCCAGTGATGCATCCCTCTCGCCGGCCAGTCAGAACTCTCCATATAGCATCACCCCAGTATCCCAGGGTTCCCCTGCTAGCTCTGGCATTGGAAGTCCCATGGCTTCAAACGCCATCACCAAGATCCACAGCCGACGTTTCAGAGA GTACTGCAACCAGGTGCTGAGCAAGGAGATCGATGAGAGCGTGACTCTGCTGTTGCAGGAGCTGGTTCGCTTCCAGGAGCGGGTCTACCAAAAAGATCCCACCAAGGCCAAATCTAAGCGCCGCCTGGTCATGGGTCTCCGAGAGGTCACCAAACACATGAAGCTGCATAAGATTAAGTGTGTCGTCATCTCTCCCAACTGTGAGAAGATCCAGGCCAAAG GTGGTTTGGATGAAGCTTTATACAATGTAATCGCCATGGCGAGTGAGCAAGAGATCCCGTTTGTGTTTGCCTTGGGCAGAAAGGCTCTTGGACGCTGTGTCAACAAACTAGTGCCTGTTAGTGTGGTTGGCATCTTCAACTATTCTGGAGCTGAG GGTCTCTTCAACCGACTGGTGTCTCTGACAGAAGAGGCGAGGAAGGCCTACAAGGACATGGTGTCTGCTCTGGAgcaagaggcagaggaggctcagaaaaatgaaaagaaggtCCCGTATCAGATGGGGCATTATCGCAACcactctgctgcctctgctgtgtCCTTCTGCTCCATCTTCTCTGAGCCAATCTCAGAGGTCAATGAAAAGGAGCATG ACATCAACTGGAGGAATATGGTGGAGACGTCAGATGCCCTGGAGCCTGTAGAGCCTGAGCCGAGTCGCCCTCCACCTTCCACAGCCAGCCAGAGAAATGGCGAGGCTCTGGCCACCCCCAGCATCGCTGCTCCTTCCACCACTGCTCCCCAGCCCAAGGCAGCACCCCTGACACAGGGTACCGGTGAGAGAGACGAGGTCCGTGTGGACGACCGGCTGGAGCTGGCCTCtcagcagagcacagagacGGGCTCGCTGGATGGGAGCTGCAGAGGCCCGCTGaactcctccatcacctccaccactTCCACCTTGGTCCCCGGGATGTTGGAagaggcagaagaggaagacgaggaggaggaggactacACTCCTGAACCTATTTCAGTGGAGGTGCCCACCCTCAGCAGCCGTATCGAGTCATGGGTGTCGAAGACCCTGGAAAACCTGCAGCTGGGAAAGAGCCAGGAAAGCAcggaagaggaagacgaggaggaagacgaggaggaggagagggagcagagtGAGGACGAGGAGGATCTTGATTCGGCGGACATCACAGTAACTGTGATTGAGGGCAACGAGCAAGTGGAGGCAAAGAAAGTCACGGGCTGA
- the secisbp2l gene encoding selenocysteine insertion sequence-binding protein 2-like isoform X2, which yields MDTCDNKDVKLSAEVEPFIPQKKGLEGSLVSMSLSGEAGGGGGGGGIGGGTGGVETTPIPSYLITCYPFVQENQPNRQHPMYNGGELRWQQPNPSPGGSYLAYPILSSPQPPVSNDYAYYQIMPAPCPPVMGFYQPFPGTYAGPVQAGVVNPVSADVSERPLPLGPAYGMASQRGRGMIRTNVLPKQLGMCQPPRGRRPPTRSVAVQKEVCTFVPDGRTKTVMLVDAAQQTDFPGEVSGRSAAERGSPLLWKNRTKRRRASHPGEIYNEQGASEADIDSDSGYCSPKHNHATGVTQRTAENTAAPTGVEAGVMTAGTWVNVASQATPKSWGDRNGQFHRADQRKNPEQRNFSQDFHGGYQGRVPPNQSEQRIQPAVVPGTELTPEPLYFEDEDEFPDLATGGVVQRNTKPESAPSQTHTQPKLPKNLLDNLPENSPINIVQTPIPITTSVPKRAKSQRKKALAAALATAQEYSEISMEQKKLKEAFTKAAGKKSKTSVELDLGDMLAALEKEQKAMKAKQLTNTKPLSFTVGTTTPFHGSGSTSVPSMLKGHQQLYSATHNSLDSTAPRIKRGKEREIPKVKRPTALKKIILKEREGKKGKSSVEQESSGQEEHGEECLHFTDDLPREPASQEDNGLSMPSDASLSPASQNSPYSITPVSQGSPASSGIGSPMASNAITKIHSRRFREYCNQVLSKEIDESVTLLLQELVRFQERVYQKDPTKAKSKRRLVMGLREVTKHMKLHKIKCVVISPNCEKIQAKGGLDEALYNVIAMASEQEIPFVFALGRKALGRCVNKLVPVSVVGIFNYSGAEGLFNRLVSLTEEARKAYKDMVSALEQEAEEAQKNEKKVPYQMGHYRNHSAASAVSFCSIFSEPISEVNEKEHDINWRNMVETSDALEPVEPEPSRPPPSTASQRNGEALATPSIAAPSTTAPQPKAAPLTQGTGERDEVRVDDRLELASQQSTETGSLDGSCRGPLNSSITSTTSTLVPGMLEEAEEEDEEEEDYTPEPISVEVPTLSSRIESWVSKTLENLQLGKSQESTEEEDEEEDEEEEREQSEDEEDLDSADITVTVIEGNEQVEAKKVTG from the exons ATGGACACTTGTGATAACAAG gatgTGAAGCTTTCAGCTGAAGTGGAACCGTTCATCCCACAGAAGAAAGGTCTCGAAGGATCCCTCGTCAGCATGAGTCTTTCTGGAgaggcaggtggaggaggagggggcggaGGTATAGGAGGAGGCACCGGAGGGGTGGAAACCACTCCCATACCCAGCTACCTCATCACCTGCTACCCTTTCGTCCAGGAGAACCAACCCAACAG GCAACATCCGATGTATAATGGAGGGGAGCTGCGCTGGCAGCAGCCTAACCCCAGCCCCGGTGGTTCATATCTGGCCTACCCCATCTTGTCTTCCCCCCAGCCTCCTGTCTCCAATGACTATGCTTACTACCAGATTATGCCCGCTCCATGCCCACCAGTGATGGGCTTCTACCAGCCCTTCCCCGGCACTTACGCAGGTCCCGTGCAAGCCGGGGTGGTCAACCCTGTCTCTGCAGATGTCAGTGAAAGACCACTGCCTCTGGGGCCAGCATACGGGATGGCCAGTCAGAGGGGGAGAGGCATGATCCGAACTAATGTTCTCCCAAAG cagttgGGTATGTGCCAGCCTCCAAGGGGTCGCCGGCCACCAACCAGGAGTGTAGCTGTGCAGAAGGAGGTGTGCACCTTTGTGCCTGATGGTAGGACCAAGACTGTCATGCTGGTGGATGCAGCACAGCAGACTG ATTTTCCCGGTGAGGTGTCTGGGCGGAGTGCCGCAGAGCGAGGTAGTCCCCTGCTGTGGAAGAACCGAACAAAGAGAAGACGGGCGTCCCATCCAGGAGAAATCTACAACGAGCAGGGCGCCAGTGAAGCAGATATAGACAGCGACAGCGGTTACTGTAGCCCCAAACACAACCACGCGACGGGAGTGACACAACGAACAGCAGAGAATACAGCAGCACCCACG GGAGTCGAAGCAGGTGTAATGACAG CAGGTACCTGGGTAAATGTTGCCTCTCAGGCTACCCCAAAGTCCTGGGGGGACAGGAACGGCCAGTTTCACAGAGCAGACCAGAGGAAGAATCCTGAACAGAGAAACTTCTCACAG GATTTCCACGGTGGCTATCAAGGCCGTGTGCCACCCAACCAGTCAGAACAGAGGATACAGCCAGCGGTGGTTCCTGGCACTGAGCTCACCCCAGAGCCCCTCTACTTTGAG GATGAAGATGAGTTCCCAGATCTGGCTACAGGAGGGGTTGTCCAACGCAACACCAAACCAGAATCTGCTCCATCCCAGACGCATACACAACCTAAACTGCCCAAAAATCTG CTGGATAACCTACCAGAAAACTCCCCTATCAACATTGTGCAGACACCGATCCCCATTACCACCTCTGTTCCCAAGAGGGCCAAGAGCCAGAGGAAGaaggctctggctgctgccttGGCCACTGCACAGGAGTACTCTGAAATCAGCATGGaacaaaagaaattaaag GAGGCGTTCACCAAAGCAGCAGGGAAGAAGAGTAAAACCTCTGTCGAGCTGGATCTGGGAGACATGCTGGCAGCTTTGGAGAAAGAGCAGAAGGCTATGAAGGCCAAACAACTCACCAATACCAAGCCACTGTCTTTTACAG TTGGAACAACTACTCCATTCCACGGTTCAGGCTCAACCAGTGTGCCGTCCATGTTGAAGGGTCATCAGCAGCTGTACTCGGCCACACATAATTCCCTTGATTCCACCGCACCGCGAAtcaagagagggaaggaaagggagATCCCCAAAGTAAAACGACCAACAGCCCTTAAGAAG aTTATCTTGAAGGAACGTgaagggaagaaaggaaagtCAAGTGTAGAACAAGAGTCTTCAGGCCAGGAGGAGCACGGGGAAGAGTGTCTACATTTTACGGATGATCTCCCACGAGAGCCTGCCTCCCAAGAAG ATAATGGTCTGAGCATGCCCAGTGATGCATCCCTCTCGCCGGCCAGTCAGAACTCTCCATATAGCATCACCCCAGTATCCCAGGGTTCCCCTGCTAGCTCTGGCATTGGAAGTCCCATGGCTTCAAACGCCATCACCAAGATCCACAGCCGACGTTTCAGAGA GTACTGCAACCAGGTGCTGAGCAAGGAGATCGATGAGAGCGTGACTCTGCTGTTGCAGGAGCTGGTTCGCTTCCAGGAGCGGGTCTACCAAAAAGATCCCACCAAGGCCAAATCTAAGCGCCGCCTGGTCATGGGTCTCCGAGAGGTCACCAAACACATGAAGCTGCATAAGATTAAGTGTGTCGTCATCTCTCCCAACTGTGAGAAGATCCAGGCCAAAG GTGGTTTGGATGAAGCTTTATACAATGTAATCGCCATGGCGAGTGAGCAAGAGATCCCGTTTGTGTTTGCCTTGGGCAGAAAGGCTCTTGGACGCTGTGTCAACAAACTAGTGCCTGTTAGTGTGGTTGGCATCTTCAACTATTCTGGAGCTGAG GGTCTCTTCAACCGACTGGTGTCTCTGACAGAAGAGGCGAGGAAGGCCTACAAGGACATGGTGTCTGCTCTGGAgcaagaggcagaggaggctcagaaaaatgaaaagaaggtCCCGTATCAGATGGGGCATTATCGCAACcactctgctgcctctgctgtgtCCTTCTGCTCCATCTTCTCTGAGCCAATCTCAGAGGTCAATGAAAAGGAGCATG ACATCAACTGGAGGAATATGGTGGAGACGTCAGATGCCCTGGAGCCTGTAGAGCCTGAGCCGAGTCGCCCTCCACCTTCCACAGCCAGCCAGAGAAATGGCGAGGCTCTGGCCACCCCCAGCATCGCTGCTCCTTCCACCACTGCTCCCCAGCCCAAGGCAGCACCCCTGACACAGGGTACCGGTGAGAGAGACGAGGTCCGTGTGGACGACCGGCTGGAGCTGGCCTCtcagcagagcacagagacGGGCTCGCTGGATGGGAGCTGCAGAGGCCCGCTGaactcctccatcacctccaccactTCCACCTTGGTCCCCGGGATGTTGGAagaggcagaagaggaagacgaggaggaggaggactacACTCCTGAACCTATTTCAGTGGAGGTGCCCACCCTCAGCAGCCGTATCGAGTCATGGGTGTCGAAGACCCTGGAAAACCTGCAGCTGGGAAAGAGCCAGGAAAGCAcggaagaggaagacgaggaggaagacgaggaggaggagagggagcagagtGAGGACGAGGAGGATCTTGATTCGGCGGACATCACAGTAACTGTGATTGAGGGCAACGAGCAAGTGGAGGCAAAGAAAGTCACGGGCTGA
- the secisbp2l gene encoding selenocysteine insertion sequence-binding protein 2-like isoform X3: MDTCDNKDVKLSAEVEPFIPQKKGLEGSLVSMSLSGEAGGGGGGGGIGGGTGGVETTPIPSYLITCYPFVQENQPNRQHPMYNGGELRWQQPNPSPGGSYLAYPILSSPQPPVSNDYAYYQIMPAPCPPVMGFYQPFPGTYAGPVQAGVVNPVSADVSERPLPLGPAYGMASQRGRGMIRTNVLPKQQLGMCQPPRGRRPPTRSVAVQKEVCTFVPDDFPGEVSGRSAAERGSPLLWKNRTKRRRASHPGEIYNEQGASEADIDSDSGYCSPKHNHATGVTQRTAENTAAPTGVEAGVMTAGTWVNVASQATPKSWGDRNGQFHRADQRKNPEQRNFSQDFHGGYQGRVPPNQSEQRIQPAVVPGTELTPEPLYFEDEDEFPDLATGGVVQRNTKPESAPSQTHTQPKLPKNLLDNLPENSPINIVQTPIPITTSVPKRAKSQRKKALAAALATAQEYSEISMEQKKLKEAFTKAAGKKSKTSVELDLGDMLAALEKEQKAMKAKQLTNTKPLSFTVGTTTPFHGSGSTSVPSMLKGHQQLYSATHNSLDSTAPRIKRGKEREIPKVKRPTALKKIILKEREGKKGKSSVEQESSGQEEHGEECLHFTDDLPREPASQEDNGLSMPSDASLSPASQNSPYSITPVSQGSPASSGIGSPMASNAITKIHSRRFREYCNQVLSKEIDESVTLLLQELVRFQERVYQKDPTKAKSKRRLVMGLREVTKHMKLHKIKCVVISPNCEKIQAKGGLDEALYNVIAMASEQEIPFVFALGRKALGRCVNKLVPVSVVGIFNYSGAEGLFNRLVSLTEEARKAYKDMVSALEQEAEEAQKNEKKVPYQMGHYRNHSAASAVSFCSIFSEPISEVNEKEHDINWRNMVETSDALEPVEPEPSRPPPSTASQRNGEALATPSIAAPSTTAPQPKAAPLTQGTGERDEVRVDDRLELASQQSTETGSLDGSCRGPLNSSITSTTSTLVPGMLEEAEEEDEEEEDYTPEPISVEVPTLSSRIESWVSKTLENLQLGKSQESTEEEDEEEDEEEEREQSEDEEDLDSADITVTVIEGNEQVEAKKVTG, from the exons ATGGACACTTGTGATAACAAG gatgTGAAGCTTTCAGCTGAAGTGGAACCGTTCATCCCACAGAAGAAAGGTCTCGAAGGATCCCTCGTCAGCATGAGTCTTTCTGGAgaggcaggtggaggaggagggggcggaGGTATAGGAGGAGGCACCGGAGGGGTGGAAACCACTCCCATACCCAGCTACCTCATCACCTGCTACCCTTTCGTCCAGGAGAACCAACCCAACAG GCAACATCCGATGTATAATGGAGGGGAGCTGCGCTGGCAGCAGCCTAACCCCAGCCCCGGTGGTTCATATCTGGCCTACCCCATCTTGTCTTCCCCCCAGCCTCCTGTCTCCAATGACTATGCTTACTACCAGATTATGCCCGCTCCATGCCCACCAGTGATGGGCTTCTACCAGCCCTTCCCCGGCACTTACGCAGGTCCCGTGCAAGCCGGGGTGGTCAACCCTGTCTCTGCAGATGTCAGTGAAAGACCACTGCCTCTGGGGCCAGCATACGGGATGGCCAGTCAGAGGGGGAGAGGCATGATCCGAACTAATGTTCTCCCAAAG cagcagttgGGTATGTGCCAGCCTCCAAGGGGTCGCCGGCCACCAACCAGGAGTGTAGCTGTGCAGAAGGAGGTGTGCACCTTTGTGCCTGATG ATTTTCCCGGTGAGGTGTCTGGGCGGAGTGCCGCAGAGCGAGGTAGTCCCCTGCTGTGGAAGAACCGAACAAAGAGAAGACGGGCGTCCCATCCAGGAGAAATCTACAACGAGCAGGGCGCCAGTGAAGCAGATATAGACAGCGACAGCGGTTACTGTAGCCCCAAACACAACCACGCGACGGGAGTGACACAACGAACAGCAGAGAATACAGCAGCACCCACG GGAGTCGAAGCAGGTGTAATGACAG CAGGTACCTGGGTAAATGTTGCCTCTCAGGCTACCCCAAAGTCCTGGGGGGACAGGAACGGCCAGTTTCACAGAGCAGACCAGAGGAAGAATCCTGAACAGAGAAACTTCTCACAG GATTTCCACGGTGGCTATCAAGGCCGTGTGCCACCCAACCAGTCAGAACAGAGGATACAGCCAGCGGTGGTTCCTGGCACTGAGCTCACCCCAGAGCCCCTCTACTTTGAG GATGAAGATGAGTTCCCAGATCTGGCTACAGGAGGGGTTGTCCAACGCAACACCAAACCAGAATCTGCTCCATCCCAGACGCATACACAACCTAAACTGCCCAAAAATCTG CTGGATAACCTACCAGAAAACTCCCCTATCAACATTGTGCAGACACCGATCCCCATTACCACCTCTGTTCCCAAGAGGGCCAAGAGCCAGAGGAAGaaggctctggctgctgccttGGCCACTGCACAGGAGTACTCTGAAATCAGCATGGaacaaaagaaattaaag GAGGCGTTCACCAAAGCAGCAGGGAAGAAGAGTAAAACCTCTGTCGAGCTGGATCTGGGAGACATGCTGGCAGCTTTGGAGAAAGAGCAGAAGGCTATGAAGGCCAAACAACTCACCAATACCAAGCCACTGTCTTTTACAG TTGGAACAACTACTCCATTCCACGGTTCAGGCTCAACCAGTGTGCCGTCCATGTTGAAGGGTCATCAGCAGCTGTACTCGGCCACACATAATTCCCTTGATTCCACCGCACCGCGAAtcaagagagggaaggaaagggagATCCCCAAAGTAAAACGACCAACAGCCCTTAAGAAG aTTATCTTGAAGGAACGTgaagggaagaaaggaaagtCAAGTGTAGAACAAGAGTCTTCAGGCCAGGAGGAGCACGGGGAAGAGTGTCTACATTTTACGGATGATCTCCCACGAGAGCCTGCCTCCCAAGAAG ATAATGGTCTGAGCATGCCCAGTGATGCATCCCTCTCGCCGGCCAGTCAGAACTCTCCATATAGCATCACCCCAGTATCCCAGGGTTCCCCTGCTAGCTCTGGCATTGGAAGTCCCATGGCTTCAAACGCCATCACCAAGATCCACAGCCGACGTTTCAGAGA GTACTGCAACCAGGTGCTGAGCAAGGAGATCGATGAGAGCGTGACTCTGCTGTTGCAGGAGCTGGTTCGCTTCCAGGAGCGGGTCTACCAAAAAGATCCCACCAAGGCCAAATCTAAGCGCCGCCTGGTCATGGGTCTCCGAGAGGTCACCAAACACATGAAGCTGCATAAGATTAAGTGTGTCGTCATCTCTCCCAACTGTGAGAAGATCCAGGCCAAAG GTGGTTTGGATGAAGCTTTATACAATGTAATCGCCATGGCGAGTGAGCAAGAGATCCCGTTTGTGTTTGCCTTGGGCAGAAAGGCTCTTGGACGCTGTGTCAACAAACTAGTGCCTGTTAGTGTGGTTGGCATCTTCAACTATTCTGGAGCTGAG GGTCTCTTCAACCGACTGGTGTCTCTGACAGAAGAGGCGAGGAAGGCCTACAAGGACATGGTGTCTGCTCTGGAgcaagaggcagaggaggctcagaaaaatgaaaagaaggtCCCGTATCAGATGGGGCATTATCGCAACcactctgctgcctctgctgtgtCCTTCTGCTCCATCTTCTCTGAGCCAATCTCAGAGGTCAATGAAAAGGAGCATG ACATCAACTGGAGGAATATGGTGGAGACGTCAGATGCCCTGGAGCCTGTAGAGCCTGAGCCGAGTCGCCCTCCACCTTCCACAGCCAGCCAGAGAAATGGCGAGGCTCTGGCCACCCCCAGCATCGCTGCTCCTTCCACCACTGCTCCCCAGCCCAAGGCAGCACCCCTGACACAGGGTACCGGTGAGAGAGACGAGGTCCGTGTGGACGACCGGCTGGAGCTGGCCTCtcagcagagcacagagacGGGCTCGCTGGATGGGAGCTGCAGAGGCCCGCTGaactcctccatcacctccaccactTCCACCTTGGTCCCCGGGATGTTGGAagaggcagaagaggaagacgaggaggaggaggactacACTCCTGAACCTATTTCAGTGGAGGTGCCCACCCTCAGCAGCCGTATCGAGTCATGGGTGTCGAAGACCCTGGAAAACCTGCAGCTGGGAAAGAGCCAGGAAAGCAcggaagaggaagacgaggaggaagacgaggaggaggagagggagcagagtGAGGACGAGGAGGATCTTGATTCGGCGGACATCACAGTAACTGTGATTGAGGGCAACGAGCAAGTGGAGGCAAAGAAAGTCACGGGCTGA